The genomic region TCATTTCTGGTCCAAGTAATAAAAAAACGAGCTCTGGAATTATTGCCCCCTCAGGCCAGGGAGGCCTCACCGGAAGAGATAGAACTTTTCCAAAAAACACAAGTTGACTTCAAAAAGAGAGCTTATGTCTCGCCTCTGTGGGAAAAACTTAAAAAAACAGAAGTTATGCCCCTTTATGAAGCTTCTTTTTGGGAGGAACTTTCTTTTCCCTGTCTTAATTGCGGAATATGTACCTTTATTTGCCCGACCTGTTATTGTTTTGATGTGCAGGACGAAGTGATAGGGAAGGAAGGCATAAGAATAAGACTACCAGATGCCTGCATGTTTCCTCTTTACAGCCAGCATGCCTCAGGGCACAATCCACGTCGCGAGCCTTTAGCTCGTTTTAGAAACAGGTTCATGCACAAATTTAAGTACTTTCTTGACGAATATGGCGAACCACTTTGTGTAGGCTGTGGACGCTGTAATGAGGCCTGTCCCGCTGGTATTAATCTTTGGGATGTTTTAAAGGCCATGGGAGAGGTGGCTTAATGTATTCCTTACCCGCCAGGATTGAAAAAATCGTAGTGGAAACTGAAGACGGCCTTATAAAAAGCTTTTATCTTAAGCCCATTGAAGGGGCTCTTCCCTTACCGCGTCCTGGCCAATTTGCTATGCTTTCCGTTCCGGGCAAAGGGGAATGTCCCATAGGGATTGCCTCAGCCCCCCATGAAGAATACTGGCTATTCAGTATATTTCGCACAGGTCTTGTAACGGACGCCCTTCACCGCTTACCTGAAGGCACAATTATTGGTCTTAGGGGCCCGTTGGGAAATGGTTACCCGTTAGAAAAATTTAGAGAAAAAAATATTGTCCTCATTGCCGGGGGTTTTGCGATAACCACTTTACGGGCCACTTTAGTTTATCTTTTGAAACATCGCCAAGACTATGGCGAAGTAACCATGATTTATGGGGCGAGAAACCCCGGGCTACTCCTTTACAAAAATGAACTTAATGAATGGCAAAAGCGGGAGGATCTAAATTTATATTTAACTGTGGATGTCGAAGCCCCTGGTTGGGAAGGTCTGGTGGGTTTTGTGCCCCAAATTACCGAAAAAGTTGCCCCTCAAGGAGAAAACGCCGTAGCCCTGGTGTGTGGTCCGCCGGTGATGATAAAATTTACCCTGCCGATACTTGAAAAACTTGGCTTTTCTCCTGAAAATATCTATCTATCCCTTGAAAACCGTATGCGTTGCGGTCTTGGCCTTTGCAGGCACTGTAACGTGGGGCCAGCCTTGGTATGTAAGGATGGCCCGGTATTTTCTCTCTCAGAGCTTAAGCGCTTGCCGCCTGAATACTAATTTCTGGCGGTTTCTGGAAATACTTGGCTGTTTCTTTGTCTATTTTAAGAATATGTTCACAGAGCCAATAACTTAAGAAGGCGAATAAATCTAGCACATGTCTTCTTTCATTCTGGCCCTGGTGATAATCTTCTAACACCCCGCGGAATTCCTGAACTTTATCTATAAAATAACGGTGCTGTTTGAAATGACGCTCTTTTAAATCTTCTGGAAAACCAGGGGTTGTTTTCATTAGGTGTTCTTCAGTGCCAAAGTGGTCAACGGTATATTGGGTTAAAAAATTAAGGACGCTGTCTATTTCTTCTTTTGATGGGTTTTTATTTCTTAAAAGAACATGCAGGCGATTAAGGGTTTCTATTAACTGCTGATGTTGCGCGTCTATTTGGGAGACACCGGTTAAGAACTCGTCTTGCCATTTGATAAAAGACATAAGCCCTCCTTTGTAAGGAATTCTATATAGCTTTTCGGCCAAAAAATTTTTATCCTTTAAAGATGAAGCCAAAATTGTTGTTCCGTGGAAATAAAGCCGAAGCCAAAAGATATTCCTTAGTTTTGCTGGCTAGAGGAATTGAACACGAAATAGTTCCCGGCGGAAAGTGGGAAATTTATGTTGGAGAGGAAGCCTTTTTAAAGGCCAAAGAAGAAATAAGACTTTATGAACAGGAAAATAAAACCTTAATTCAAAATCAAGCCCATAATTATTACAGTGCAGAAGCTATCTTCTGGACAATGGCTTTTTTAGGGGTTTTAAATGCCTTATTACTTTTTGTTGAACCGAAAGAAAAACTATTGATCATAGGTGCTGCAGATAACGTTAAATTTTCTCAAGGTGAATGGTGGAGAGTTTTTACGTCTCTTACCCTTCATCAGGATTTTGGACACTTAATGGGAAATCTGGTATTTACCGGGCTTTTTATGTTTTTTTTGAGGCCTTTTTTATCTCTAGGTCTTTCATGGTTAATGATAATTTTAAGTGGAGCGATTGGAAACAGCTGGAATTTAGCTTTGCACACAGAGAGACATATTTCTATAGGCTTTTCAACGGCTTCTTTTGGATGCTTAGGGATTATAAGTGTTTTTTTAGCCTTTCAAAAAAAATCCAAGCGGTTACTTTTGGCTGTAGGCTTTGCCCTAGCTTTTTTAGGCTTTTTGGGCTCAGGAGGTACAAACGTAGATTTAGGAGCCCATTTTTTAGGGCTTTTAGCAGGAGTTTATTTAGGGGTGCTCTGGAATCTATTTTTGGACAAAAGTTGTAATTATAAATTTTCGTTAATAGGCTTGGTGGCTGGATTTAGTCTTTTAGTCCTTGCCTGGATTTGGGCCTTTTTAAACTATAGCGCTTAGTTGCCGAAATAAAATAAAGAATTTAGGCAAAAAGGGGGCTGGTTATGAAAGAAGCCCTGTTAAATGAAAAGATGACCGTAGAAAGATCTATGAGCCAGCCGTTTTTTCGTGATTTCATGTTTTTTAAACGGGAAAAACTAATTTCTTTAGTGTTATTAGCTTCTATAGCTGGTTTTTTCTTTTGTGTTACCGAAGTTTTTTTGGGATTTTTTGGCAAAAGCGTATGTACTTCAAGTGCTTGTTACGTAGTTGAAGAATTTTCTCAGCTTTCACGGCAAACTTTAGCTGCTTTGGCTGCTATTTATTTTGCTATAGTTTTCTTTTTAGCCAGGGCCTTTTTGAAAGGAGATCGTCTAGTAGTCCCCTTCCTTTGTGTTACTGCATCTGTAGCCCTTGCTGGAGAGATGGTCCTCCTTTCGCGCCAGGCCTGGGATTATCATCTGCATTGTCCTTTCTGCGTAACCGTAGGAATTTTTATATTACTCACTGCTCTCCCATCCCTTTTGCGGTTTTTAAGAATCAGCGTTATTTTGGCCGTTATTGCCGTAAGCTGGGCCTTTGCCCTAACTCCTCTTTCCATTGCTCCGCTCTCAGAGGCCTCGGTTAAAAGAATTTATCGTGGAGAACCTTCAGAAAAATATATTTTAATCTATTCAGAAAATTGTCCTCATTGTCATAAAGTACTTAATTTTTGCGAGAAATTAGAAAATTTAGACTTGTTTCTTTGTCCTAAAGATAAAGCTTTGGCCTTTATGCGCAGCTTAGACATAAAGGGAGTCCCAGTTATGATTGTGGACCGCAATGGTGAAAAAAAGATACTGGTAGGCGATAATCTAATACTGGCCTATTTAAAACGAGAAGAAAGTAAAGAAAAATCTTCTGTTTTGCTTCCTGAAGGTTCTACGTTGCCGCTGAATTTACCTTTGCCTGGAGGGATTTGTACTGAAGATAAAAAATGCGATTAATTTTTGGAGCTTTGTAAAAGTTAAGAGTACTATGCACGAGGTGACTTAGATTTTAATGAAGTATTTTTTACTATTACAGAGGCGATACAGTCGTCGCCGTGATCTAACGGAATTGTTTCGCTTCGCTAGCCGTTAATAAAAAATTAGTTTTTACCGATATCTAAACTAGACTTCTGAAATGAGGGTAAATTATGAAAAAAATAATTTTTTTACTTTTGTTAATCGTTATTCCTATCGTTTCAGGACTCTATGTCAGATTTGATGATTTAAGTATCTGGCATAAATATCAAAAATATTTTTATTATGAAAATCGCCCTCTCTTCACTAGCTACGACGCTTTTTTCTTTGCTCGTTGGGGAAAAGAATACTTAGAAGGAAAATTCCAGACCAAAGAAAGAGATCCTTTAAGATTCGTTCCTGATAACTATATTACAGAAAACGTCACTTATCCTTCCCCTATCCCTATGGAAAGCTGGTTAGGAGCCAACCTTGCTAGAATAAAAAACACTCATATTGAAAATGTCGCCCTATGGTTAACCCCTATTCTTTCCGTGTTATTTGTAATCCCTCTTATTCTCTATTTTTGGAAGATAGATTTACCTATTGCAGGCTTTAGCGGAGCTTTACGAAAAACTGATCTATATATTAATTATTCTTATATTTTCAAATCCTGTTTTTGTTTTTCACGGGATTTTTAATTTATTAGGCTTGGTAAAAACTTATTTAATAAATTATTTCAAACCAGCTGTAGGTGCTGGATTCCCAAATGTTCTTATGTCAATTAGCGAAGCTAAACATTTTGAATTAATACAAATTGCACACATTTCAGCTGGCAATATTTTGGTTTTTATATTAGGCTTTGCTGGAGTAGTTTTATTATTTATTAAGCGCTTTAAAGAAACATTTCTTCTCATTCCAATCTTTTTAATAGGAATTATGGCCTTAAAAGGCGGAAATCGCTTTGCCATGTATCTTTCGCCATTTATAGGCATGGGAATAGGTTATTTCTTGGATGAATTGATTACTTATATTTCTTTCAAAAGAAAACTAAATACTTTTTATCATTATGCTATAAGTTTAATAGTTATTTTTTTGGTTGTGACTGTTTTTCTTTTCAGCAATAAAGAATCTTTTTCTTTCGTGGCCAAACCTAAAATCACTCCTTCTCTTGAGGAAAACTTCATAAAACTGCAAGATTTAACTCCTCTTAATAGCTGGATCTGGACATGGTGGGATTACGGAACAGCTATTCAATATTTAGCGGCCAGAGCTGTCTTTCATGATGGACAGAGCCAAGGATCTCCCAAAACCTATTTTGTAGCTACTTCTTTTTCCTCTCCTGATCCTCAAATCGCTAGAAACATAATCTTAGGAATTTCAAATATAGGAGCCGAAGGTATTAAAGAACTTTCAGAAAATGGCAAAACCCCTGAAGAGATAAAAAAATTAATATTTTCGGGAGCATTTTCTAAACCAGTTAATAATCCTATTTACTGGGCCTTTACCGAGGACTTGATAGGCAAATTTGCCTGGATAAATTTTTTCGGCACTTGGGACTTCCAAACAAAAAGAGGGAAAAAAGCGCCCATTGTTCCACTAGTTTGTAAAAAATCAAGCGCAGAGAAACTCAATTGTGGAAACATAATTATAAACTTAAAAGAAGGGAAAATTGAACAACAGCAAAAAGCATTTCCTTTACGAAAAATAATTATTAAGGATGGCCCCAAAATAATAGAAAGAGATTATCATCATCAAGGTTTTTACTTCGAAATAGTTAACAAAAACAAAGTGAGCCATTTCTTTCTTATGGAAGAACAGCCATATAAATCCATGTTTAATCAAATGTTTATTTTAAGAAATTATGACAAGAGATATTTCGAATTGGTTTATGATAATTTCCCAACAATGGTACTTTTTAAAGTGAAATAAATTAATAAAGTCATTGAATAAGCGACAATTGCGGTCTTGCTAGTGAAGCTCTCTGAGACTGCTTCGGCCTCTAACGAGGCCCCGCAGTAACAGTGAAGGTTACTTCGCCTTGGCGATTATGCCAGCAATGATACTTTATTACTAAAAAACGCTCGGTTTAATAAATAAGATCTAAGTTCTAACTTAATTTCCAGTTAAAATTTTCCCCAAAAACTCTGGTAAAATTAAGATTCAATGTATATGTTTTTGCTAAACAAAAAAACAGGAGGATTTCCCGTGCGCTATTTGAAAGGGAAAGAGATAAGAAAGCTTTTTTTAGATTACTTTGCCAAACATGGCCACGAAATAGTCCCCAGTTCGCCGCTGGTGCCGGCAGATGACCCTACCCTTCTTTTTACCAACGCCGGAATGGTGCAATTTAAAAAGGTATTTCTTGGCCAGGAAGAAAGGCCATATAAACGGGCGGCCTCCTGCCAAAAATGTGTACGCGCTGGTGGAAAACACAATGACCTTGAAAATGTCGGCTATACCGCCAGGCATCACACTTTTTTTGAAATGCTCGGGAACTTCTCTTTTGGTGACTACTTTAAAGAAGAAGCCATCTATTACGCCTGGGATTTTTTGACCAAAGTGCTTGAGCTTCCCAAAGAGCGCTTATACGTTACGGTCTATAAAGATGACGATGAGGCCTTTTCCCTCTGGCAAAAGATTGCTGGCCTTCCAGCGGAACGCATTGTGCGCTTGGGAGAAAAAGACAATTTCTGGGCCATGGGAGATACTGGCCCCTGCGGCCCGTGTTCAGAGATAATCTTCGACCAGGGGCCTGAAGTTGGTTGTGGCCGCCCTGACTGCCAGGTGGGATGCGATTGTGACCGCTACCTTGAACTCTGGAATCTCGTTTTCATGCAATACGAGCGTGACGAAAAAGGGAATCTCTCTCCACTCCCTCGCCCCTGTATTGATACCGGCATGGGTCTTGAGCGCATCACCGCCACTATTCAGGGAGTTAAAACCAATTTTGACTGCGACCTCTTTGCCGGCCTTATGGCCAAGATTTCAGACTTAACAGGCTTTATCTACGGTGAAGACAAGAAGCGTGATGTGGCCTTTCGCGTAATTGCTGACCATTCTCGCGCGGCGGCCTTTCTCATTGCCGACGGCGTCCTTCCTTCTAACGAAGGCCGTGGCTACGTGCTTAGGCGTATTATCCGACGCGCCGTGCGTTTCGGGAGGACCCTTGGCCTTGAAAAGCCCTTTCTTTACGACACGGCAAGCGTAGTAGTTGAAGAAATGAGCGATGTCTATCCTGAGCTTTTGCGAGCTGCTCAAACCATTGAAAAAATACTGGTGCTTGAGGAAGAACGTTTTAGGGAAACTCTTGAAAGGGGTTTAGCTTTGCTTGAGGAAGAACTAAAGAAACTTTCTCAGGCCGGGCAAAAAGTTATTCCCGGAGCATTTATCTTCAAGCTTTACGATACTTATGGTTTCCCTTACGACATAGTGCGAGACATTGCCCTTGAACGCGGTTTTGAGCTTGACATGCTTGGTTTTGAAAAAGAGATGGCCAAGCAGCGCGAAAGGAGCCGCAAGGCCTGGAAAGGCGAGATGGCCAAAGCTCCACAGGTGTTTATTAAACTCCTTGAAAAGGGCCTGGGCAAAGAGTTTGTAGGCTATGAGACTACCGAGGCCGAAGCGGAAATTCTCGCCATGGTTAAAGACGGCCAGGAGGTAGAAGAAATCTCGGCAGGTGAAAAGGCCGAGGCCGTTTTTTCTGAGACACCTTTTTACGGTGAGGCCGGCGGTCAGGTAGGAGATACCGGGCTTGTAATCGGCCCGGAAGGCCAGGCTGAAGTTACCGACACTTATCGCCTGGGGGAACTATTTATCCACAAGCTTAAGGTAAAAACAGGTAAACTAAAGAAGGGCGAAAAAGTAAAGCTTTCGGTATTTTCTTCACGAAGAGCCGCTATTGCCAGGCACCACACCGCTACTCATCTTTTGCACGCGGCCTTACGCCGCCTACTGGGAGACCATGTGCACCAGGCAGGTTCTCTCGTTGCTCCAGAGCGTTTGCGTTTTGACTTTACTCACTTTGAGCCTCTAACCCAGGAAGAAATTTTTGCCCTGGAAGATCTAATTAACGCCCGCGTAAGAGATAATTTGCCTGTAGAAGTCAAACTCATGAGCTATCAGGAGGCCGTAAAACAGGGAGCCATGGCTCTCTTTGGCGAAAAATATGAAGATAAGGTGCGGGTAATTCGCATAGGTTCTTTTTCCATGGAACTTTGCGGAGGCACCCATGTTCACCGCACCGGCGACCTTGGCTTTTTCAAAATCGTCTCTGAGAGTAGTGTTTCGGCAGGGGTAAGACGTATTGAAGCGGTAGTAGGAGAGCCAGCGGTAAACTTTGTCCATGACTTAGAGAAAGAAAAGGCAACTCTTGCGGCCAAACTAAAAGTCGCGCCAGCTGAACTCCACAAAAGGATTGATACCCTTCTAAAACAGCTAAAAGAAGCTCAGGAAGAAATAGAGTCTTTAAAACGACAGTTAGCTAGAGGAAGTCTGGAAGAGCTCCTCTCACAGGTAAAAGAAATAAACGGCGTGAAACTTTTAGCGGCCGAGGTAACGGCCAAGGACGCCAAGACCATGCGCGAGATGGGAGATTTCTTGCGTAACAAACTGGGTTCCGGAGTAATAGTGCTTGGAGCAGCGGCTAATGGCAAGGCTCAGCTTCTGGCCATGGTTACCAAAGACCTCAAAGATAAAGTACATGCCGGAAAAATTATTGCGGAACTGGCGCAAGTGGTAGGAGGCCGCGGCGGCGGCCGTCCTGACATGGCCCAAGGTGGTGGGCCCAAGGGAGAAGCTTTAAAAGAGGCCCTTATCAAGGCCGAAGAAGTTGTGGCTAAAATGCTAGGATAAGTAGGGGGCTTGTTTTAGCCCCCTACTTATTTAAAGAGCTGGTAAAACAACAGGTTTTATGACAAACATATTTTGAGGATCGTTGGGGTTTACTGTAATTTCTACCCAGCTTGTTTCTTTGCCACCAAAAGTTTCTACCCTTGAAAAATTGGGAACTATAGTCCAATTACTTTCAAAAAACATGGGCTTATCAAACTGAAAAAAGTGAGTATCACCGTGAACAAGCAAAACCTGCCCTGGAAAAGATATAGTTTCTTCTTTTAAAACATTGAAAAAGTCTGTAAAACCATTTTTTTCGTTTAAATTTTTTAGAAATTTTTTATATCCCTTAATCGTGGGTACATAAGGATAATAAATATCGGCTTGAATAGCCACTATGACAGCTTTTAGATTTTTTTTCTTAGCAATAGCAAAAGATTCTTTTAGCCATTTTATGTTAGCTTTGTTCCTTTCTCGATATTCATCAGTGGCTTTTTCACAATCTTTCCAAGTTCTTTTTGACTTTTTAAAACATAGTTTATCACTCGAAACTAAATTATTATTACTTCCTACAACATGTAAAGACACTAACATTACATTGTGATATATTAATCTAGAATTTTCACTGAATTTATCCCCTAACTTTCCTTGTCTATCTACTGGTAAATGATTTTTTCCTTGAGTATAAGGTTTGTTAAAAAAGATTCTTCTTATATAAGAAAGTCTTTCTAAAGGATCATAGCTTCCGTTACTTACACGGTGACAGTCTGTCCACTCATTATCACCGACAGAATAAATAACCGGAGCATTAATTTTGTTAAAATAATCAATGAGTTTTTTGCCTATCACTTCGTCAGAACAAACTGAGCTTCCATCTTTGGTATCTCCCGTAAAAATGACTAAATCAATATCAGATTGATTTATAGAATTTATGGTAATCGTTTTTATTTTACCTTTATCAATGATTTCATTAGGAAGAACAGCAATTTTAAAGGATTTATCAGACCATACGTAATCTTTAGCGGCAAATGAAATCTTAACCAAGTATAATAATAAAAAACAAATTAACAGAAAAATGAGATTCTTGACCCTCATATTAGCCTCCTTATATACTTTTGCCCCGAGTCAACTGACTCGGAGCTCTTTGCTTATTCTCCTAGATTGATTTGATAAATAGCTGTAGTACCGCTCTCTTCAAAAGAAACAATTAGAAGAGGCTTTCCGTTTGGAGATTCTTCGGCTGGTACAAAGGTGAGGCCTTCTGGGGCTACATTACCTTTATTAAACTCTGGAAGGTAATAAACAAACTGTGGGTTTTGTGGGTTGGTAATGTCGTAAACCATAATAGAACATTGCCTCTCAAGGCCGATAAAGGCGTAGAACTTGTCACCAATTTTACCCACCACCACGCCTTCTGGTTCCACTCCTTTGTTTCCACTGCGGCCGTCCATTTCTCCTTCATCGTGGTTGAAAAGTTCGGGCTCTTTTTGAGCTACAATTCTACTGAATTCATCGCCACTATCCCAAACCAAATCACCATTTGCATCCCAGATGCTAAAGCTTCTTCCTCCAAAAGCATAGAGTTCTTCATATTCACCATCATTGTCAAGATCACCTAGATCAGTCATTACTTTTAGGTCATTATCTTCTTCATAGCTTGAAGCAATGGAGGGATCGAGATTGAGTTTACTTATTTTCTTCTCATCAGAGTAGCCGTCGTAATCTCTTCCGTCTCCTTCGTTGGCAGTAATAAAAAATAATGTTCCATTTACTTCGTAAGTCGCGATTCCATCTGGCTGGTAAAGACCATATAAACCGGCAAAGTTTTTCATCTCGATCTTTCCATTTTCTTCAATATCAATAGTGTAATGGCCTGGGGTATAATCCTTACGTCCTAAAGATTTTACTAATGAGATAGAATTACTGTTTAGATCAATTTTAGCCACAGCGTTATTTTCCTGAAGGGTAACGAAGGCGTAGTCACCTGCTACGGCAATATATTCTGGTTCAAGGTCTTTAGCCTGGTCATTGGTTGGGGTGCCACCCAGGCGCACAGGGGTACCATCTTTAGCTGGCGTTAAAGTTATACCTCCGAAATCAAGCTCAGTATAAGCGTAATCATTTGTTAGGTTTATTATACCCACTGTACCTTCTGGATCGTAATTATAGGCATCGTTTGGTTCTCCTTCATTAGCCACTAGCACTTTGGTACCATCAGGTGTAAAGGTAATCATATCAGGAAGGTAACCCACGGTGACTTCGCGCTTAAAATTACCCTCGGTATCAAAAAAGATCACTTTACCCTTTAGTTGTTTAGAATCATCAGTGCTATCCACTACCTCCTCGGCTACGGCTACCAAGCCATTTTTAACTGCTACGGAATTTATGCCATCTCCATAGTTGGCTAAGTCTATGCTTTTTATAAGATTAGGGGCAGTTACATTCGAAAGATCATAAATATCAAGAGAATTTTCATCTCCATTAGTGATGAAAAGCCTTTTACTTTGGGGATCATAGACGTTTATTTCGCTGCTAGCTTTGCTTCCAGAGATGAGGCTTAGGAGCTTCATCGTGTTTGGAGTAAAACGCTGAACAGGCATTTCCTCGCGGGGAAGTTTTTCAAGCTTTTTTCCTTCACTGCTGAGCTTTTCTATCATTTCAATAAAAGTCTCAGCGTAACCGAAATAAGTATCTGTTCCGCCTCTTTCTTCAAGTACTTTGCCAAAGGTTAAATAACCGTCTTTTCCAGCAGCAATGTAGCTATTAGTTACAACTTTGTAGGTTTGGTCGGGATTTATAGGACTCCATTCATGGGTTTCACGGTTCATTATTTCAAGGTCATAAACACGCTGATTTTTGGGTTGGGACATGTCTATTTTGTATCTAATGCCGTAAGCGTAAGGGAAGGAGCCTGTTGAACCACCATTATCTTCAAAGTTGGCTAGCGCATCTTCAAGCACTTGTTTGATTTCGGCTCCGGTAAGCTCTAAAGTAAAAAGCGTATTGCTAAAGGGTAACAGGGTATAGACTTCGCCTATGGTTATGGGGCCTTGGTCTATATAAGTTCTTACGCCGCCTGCGTTCTGAATAGCGAGGTCTGCGTCTTTTACCTTTTCGTAAAAAGACTTGGCCACCAAAGGTGCTATTTCACTACCATGTTCTGGCAAGTAGCTAACTCCATCCCACTTGTCACCGGGAATACGGTTATGACCTAAAAACTCAGCGGCTTCTCCTATTTCTTTGTTTTTAAGTTCTTCTACTTGAGAAATGTATTCACTCAATGCTTCAAGAGCCGTTTCGTCAGGGGCCACTACTTCTAGTTTGCCACCACTTTGGGCTATAAGGTCGAGTATGTGGGCTCTAGTAGCTTCGTCCACTTCTACCTTCTTTCCTTCAGCGTCCTTTTGTTTAAAGATATCTCCTAACAAAATGGTGGTAACACCAGAACAATCCGTAACATGGCCGTTTTTGTCAAACTCAACGTGTAATTTTCCTACGGCGTAGGCGTATTGCCAGGCAGAAGCTACGCAAACTTTCGTTCCATCTGCTTTTTCTATAATTTGAGGATACTGATTATATTGAGAGGAAAGACCGTATTCACTATAATCCCCAAGAAGGGAATGAGAATCTCCATCGATGACTACATCAACTCCATCTACTTCTTGAGCCAGGAGCAAGTCGTTTTCCATGCCAAAGTGACTTAAAATGATAATTTTATTCACACCTTGGTTTTCTAATTCCTGGACATACTGCCTGGCCGTTTCAATTTCTTCAAGAAAATCGATGTCTTCTCCAGGATTTGAAGAATCTTTAGTTTTTTGACTATAGCCGATGCCTATTATGCCTATTTTTTCACCCTGACGTTCAATTATGCGGTAAGGCTCCCAGTAGCCTTTGAGAATACTACCTTCTTGAGGAATAATATTGGCGCTGACTACTGGAGCGTTAAGTTTATCAAGGAAAGACTTAAGACCCTCGTTTCCGTTGTCAAATTCATGATTACCAAGTATCACGGCATCCCAATTAATGAAGTTTAGTAGTTTGGCAGTGGCTTCTCCTTTAAAAAGTACATAATAGAGTGTACCAACAATCATATCACCAGCATTAAGCACTATGGGATTAGGCTCGGTTTCGGTAAGAGACTTAATTTTGCTTATTACTCTAGGCATCCCTCCCATCTGCACATAAGTTTTTGTCCCATCGAAATAAAGACTTTTTTCCTCTTCGGGAAGATGAGAGTGAATGTCGTTAAGATGAATGACTGTTAGTTCAAAATTTTCGTTTTCAGCAGTGTTGTTGTCAGAACCAGAGTCGCTAATGCTCAAAAAATCGTTTAGGTTACAACCACCTAACACAAAAAGATTAAGAACCAATAGATAAAGAAATAAAGGTCTAACCAATCTTTTAATTTTGACTGACATTTAGTCCCCCCTCCTACATATTTTTTTGAGCTAGTTTAATGAAAGCGGGCCAAATAGTTGTTAAAGATTTTTTACGAATAGATGACAAAATTTACAGGCTAATAATTTTTTGCTTTTTAAAGTGACTTAAGTAACAATACTTTTGATGGAAGTATCAGATAAAAATAGGCTAAAAAAAGCCGTCCTTCTATGGAACCCTTCGGCGGGGAAAAACTTAAAAGAAGGGTTACTCCTATATGCCCTGGCCAAACAGGCTGGGCTTGCCCAGGCACCAGTTAAAAATTATCAGGAAATAGAAGAAGCTCTCCTAAACTATAGCCGTGAAGGCAAAAGGCATTTCATAGTTAGTGGGGGAGACGGCACTATTTCGGCTTTTATAACTGCTTATCTTAGACATTTGCCCGATCAAGAGATTGCCTTAACGGTGCTTCCGGGTGGCACCAACAATCTTATTGCCTGGGACGTAAGCCGTCCCTTTAGGCAAGTAAAAATTTTTATGAATTTTTTGAAAGCTAAGAAACCTCTCATTTTAAAGCGCCGGGCCTTAAAAGTTATTCCAGGCAATTACTATGGTCTCTTTTGCGCGGCGGGACTCCTGGCGGAAGGGACTTTTTTTTATAATGTCTTGCGAAAAAAAGAAGGGATTAGAGGGCTTAAAAACATTTTTAAGGTCGTTAGAAAGACTTTTAAAAAAGGCCTCAAACGTGAGATTCCCTTGATTGTAGAGACAAACAGCCTGGTCTATTTTCCCGAAACCGCCATGCTTACCACTCTCAATAAACTTTTCATACCTCTTAAGCCTTTTAAAAAAGTAAGTAATTGCCCTAAAATTAAAATAGGCCTATTTCCGCGGAAAATTGTTCCCTTTAAAACCCTTTGTGAAGAGGAAGTGCGCCTTCACACGCCAGGCATCGCCCT from Thermodesulfatator indicus DSM 15286 harbors:
- a CDS encoding 4Fe-4S dicluster domain-containing protein, whose translation is MIWSLPKKALSLWLDFLSEKGALFVPENQGFEPYQGKVFLEGKPRLSIKSFFLPWREPILFFESIPGAIPEKISPETKGIIFGVLPCDAKGITLIEKVFKDDPFFKDRRRHFSLIGFIREKSEGCFCDAMGVDPFKGEGLDLLVLPGEDSFLVQVIKKRALELLPPQAREASPEEIELFQKTQVDFKKRAYVSPLWEKLKKTEVMPLYEASFWEELSFPCLNCGICTFICPTCYCFDVQDEVIGKEGIRIRLPDACMFPLYSQHASGHNPRREPLARFRNRFMHKFKYFLDEYGEPLCVGCGRCNEACPAGINLWDVLKAMGEVA
- a CDS encoding FAD/NAD(P)-binding protein; translated protein: MYSLPARIEKIVVETEDGLIKSFYLKPIEGALPLPRPGQFAMLSVPGKGECPIGIASAPHEEYWLFSIFRTGLVTDALHRLPEGTIIGLRGPLGNGYPLEKFREKNIVLIAGGFAITTLRATLVYLLKHRQDYGEVTMIYGARNPGLLLYKNELNEWQKREDLNLYLTVDVEAPGWEGLVGFVPQITEKVAPQGENAVALVCGPPVMIKFTLPILEKLGFSPENIYLSLENRMRCGLGLCRHCNVGPALVCKDGPVFSLSELKRLPPEY
- a CDS encoding bacteriohemerythrin — protein: MSFIKWQDEFLTGVSQIDAQHQQLIETLNRLHVLLRNKNPSKEEIDSVLNFLTQYTVDHFGTEEHLMKTTPGFPEDLKERHFKQHRYFIDKVQEFRGVLEDYHQGQNERRHVLDLFAFLSYWLCEHILKIDKETAKYFQKPPEISIQAASA
- a CDS encoding rhomboid family intramembrane serine protease gives rise to the protein MKPKLLFRGNKAEAKRYSLVLLARGIEHEIVPGGKWEIYVGEEAFLKAKEEIRLYEQENKTLIQNQAHNYYSAEAIFWTMAFLGVLNALLLFVEPKEKLLIIGAADNVKFSQGEWWRVFTSLTLHQDFGHLMGNLVFTGLFMFFLRPFLSLGLSWLMIILSGAIGNSWNLALHTERHISIGFSTASFGCLGIISVFLAFQKKSKRLLLAVGFALAFLGFLGSGGTNVDLGAHFLGLLAGVYLGVLWNLFLDKSCNYKFSLIGLVAGFSLLVLAWIWAFLNYSA
- a CDS encoding STT3 domain-containing protein; the protein is MKKIIFLLLLIVIPIVSGLYVRFDDLSIWHKYQKYFYYENRPLFTSYDAFFFARWGKEYLEGKFQTKERDPLRFVPDNYITENVTYPSPIPMESWLGANLARIKNTHIENVALWLTPILSVLFVIPLILYFWKIDLPIAGFSGALRKTDLYINYSYIFKSCFCFSRDF